Proteins encoded within one genomic window of uncultured Desulfobacter sp.:
- the pstB gene encoding phosphate ABC transporter ATP-binding protein PstB → MEPVVKMRTRHLDFFYGDFQALHDISIDFMENQVTALIGPSGCGKSTYLRCLNRMNDLIAGTRVKGQAMLDTDNIYDPSVDVVNLRRRVGMVFQKPNPFPKSIFENIAYGLRVNGVKDKTVIASQVEESLKQAAIWDEVKGRLDSSALGLSGGQQQRLCIARALAIEPEVLLMDEPASALDPIATQKIEELIAQLSNRLTIIIVTHNMQQAARVSDRTAFFYMGKLVEINDTQVLFNNPDFKQTKDYISGRFG, encoded by the coding sequence ATGGAACCGGTTGTTAAAATGCGTACCCGCCACCTGGATTTTTTTTACGGTGATTTTCAAGCCCTGCATGACATCAGTATTGATTTTATGGAAAATCAGGTAACCGCATTGATCGGTCCGTCAGGCTGTGGCAAAAGCACTTATCTGCGCTGCCTGAACCGGATGAATGACCTGATTGCCGGAACCCGGGTAAAAGGGCAGGCCATGCTGGATACAGATAATATCTATGACCCGTCCGTGGATGTAGTGAACCTTCGGCGGCGGGTGGGCATGGTGTTTCAAAAACCCAATCCATTTCCTAAGTCCATTTTTGAAAATATTGCCTATGGCCTGCGGGTGAACGGGGTCAAGGACAAAACCGTTATTGCCAGTCAGGTTGAAGAAAGCCTGAAACAAGCGGCCATCTGGGATGAAGTGAAAGGCCGGCTGGATAGTTCCGCCTTAGGGCTTTCCGGAGGGCAGCAGCAGCGGCTGTGCATTGCCCGGGCCCTTGCCATTGAGCCGGAAGTCCTGCTCATGGATGAGCCAGCATCCGCGCTTGATCCCATTGCCACCCAGAAAATTGAGGAGTTAATCGCCCAACTGTCCAACCGGCTGACCATTATCATTGTAACCCATAACATGCAGCAGGCGGCACGGGTATCAGACCGGACCGCATTCTTTTACATGGGAAAATTGGTGGAAATCAATGATACCCAGGTGCTGTTTAACAACCCGGATTTCAAACAGACAAAGGATTATATCTCCGGCAGATTTGGATAA
- the pstA gene encoding phosphate ABC transporter permease PstA, whose amino-acid sequence MVNARRKITQNLVFILIRIAALINGAALMVMIYFILVRGGKALSWAFFTQAPRESMTAGGIFPCILGTFLLCIVTIVVALPIGVASAIYLNEYATQGKVVRLIRLGINNLAGVPSIVFGLFGLAFFCIVLQMGVSVAAGGLTLGIMTLPVVIGASEEALRAVPDTFREASLAVGATKWQTILRVVLPSALPGIITGSILGISRAAGETAPIMYTGAVFFTPELPGSIFDEVMALPYHIYVLATAGTNIEATRHLQYGTALVLIALVFGMNALAIYLRSRMRRKLKG is encoded by the coding sequence ATGGTGAACGCGAGACGCAAAATAACCCAGAACCTGGTTTTTATTCTGATCCGTATAGCAGCACTCATCAACGGTGCCGCCCTGATGGTGATGATCTATTTTATTCTGGTGCGGGGCGGCAAGGCTCTCTCATGGGCGTTTTTCACCCAGGCCCCACGGGAAAGTATGACCGCAGGGGGAATCTTTCCCTGCATCCTAGGAACTTTTTTATTGTGCATTGTCACGATTGTCGTGGCCCTGCCCATTGGGGTGGCATCTGCCATCTATCTAAACGAGTATGCCACCCAGGGCAAAGTTGTTCGCTTGATCCGGCTGGGGATCAATAATCTGGCCGGAGTCCCGTCCATTGTTTTCGGGCTGTTTGGCCTGGCCTTTTTTTGTATTGTTTTGCAAATGGGCGTATCTGTTGCTGCAGGAGGGTTGACCCTTGGCATCATGACCCTGCCGGTGGTCATCGGGGCTTCTGAAGAAGCATTGCGGGCCGTGCCGGATACCTTCCGGGAAGCTTCCCTTGCCGTGGGGGCCACCAAGTGGCAGACCATACTTCGGGTAGTGTTGCCCAGTGCGCTTCCGGGCATTATCACAGGTTCCATTCTCGGCATAAGCCGGGCTGCCGGTGAGACCGCCCCCATTATGTATACAGGCGCCGTATTTTTTACCCCGGAACTTCCGGGGTCTATTTTTGATGAAGTCATGGCACTGCCGTATCATATTTATGTATTGGCCACAGCCGGGACAAACATTGAGGCCACCCGTCATCTTCAGTATGGCACCGCCCTGGTGCTCATTGCTCTTGTCTTTGGCATGAACGCTTTGGCCATCTATTTAAGATCGCGAATGAGGCGGAAACTGAAAGGATAA